Proteins encoded within one genomic window of Halobacteroides halobius DSM 5150:
- a CDS encoding gluconeogenesis factor YvcK family protein — protein sequence MKKLKWLYPGMRFKRWLALVGLGILLVSVGVAILIGFESLSLIESVLIELVYKITGKFTPLINKVLGAIIIIIGLYFVGFGIKRMINSVYDVLLPEQDTELVDLFYQKRYLNKGPKIVVVGGGTGLSTLLRGLKKYTSNLTALVTVADDGGSSGMLREELGILPPGDIRNCLVALADTEPLMESLFQYRYKKGTDLKGHSFGNLFIATMSEILGDFEEGVKASSEVLAIRGRVLPATLEDVTLSARLKNGTVIEGESQIPEAQGEIEQVFINPVDSDPLPAALEAIKEADAIILGPGSLYTSVLPNLLVEQLSSAIKKTDALTAYVCNVMTQPGETDNYTASDHVQAIYDHIDSEIMDYILVNNETIESELIKKYAEEGSSPVEVDLDKLHEQGLQVIQESMINQSDLVRHNSDKLAKVIMNLVVEELK from the coding sequence GTGAAGAAACTTAAATGGTTATATCCAGGAATGAGGTTTAAAAGATGGTTGGCCCTAGTAGGATTAGGAATTCTATTAGTTAGTGTTGGAGTAGCAATTTTAATTGGTTTTGAATCATTAAGTCTAATAGAAAGTGTCTTGATTGAACTCGTCTATAAAATCACAGGAAAATTTACTCCACTAATTAATAAAGTTTTAGGAGCTATAATAATTATCATTGGATTATATTTTGTAGGCTTTGGAATCAAACGAATGATTAATTCAGTTTATGACGTTTTATTGCCAGAACAAGATACTGAATTAGTAGATTTATTTTATCAGAAACGATATTTAAATAAAGGGCCAAAGATTGTAGTAGTTGGAGGAGGGACTGGTTTATCTACTTTGCTACGAGGACTTAAAAAGTATACATCAAATTTGACAGCTTTAGTAACAGTAGCAGATGATGGAGGTAGTTCTGGAATGTTAAGAGAGGAGTTAGGGATCTTACCTCCCGGAGATATTAGAAATTGTTTAGTAGCTTTAGCTGATACTGAGCCACTAATGGAGAGTCTATTTCAGTATCGCTATAAGAAAGGAACTGATCTAAAAGGACATAGTTTTGGTAATTTATTTATTGCTACTATGTCAGAGATACTAGGTGATTTTGAAGAAGGAGTTAAAGCTTCAAGTGAAGTATTAGCTATTAGAGGACGAGTATTGCCGGCTACTTTAGAAGATGTAACCTTATCTGCTCGGTTAAAGAATGGTACAGTAATTGAAGGGGAATCCCAAATCCCTGAGGCCCAAGGAGAGATTGAACAGGTATTTATTAATCCAGTTGATAGTGATCCATTACCAGCAGCTTTAGAAGCTATTAAAGAAGCCGATGCAATTATTTTAGGGCCAGGTAGTTTATATACTAGTGTATTACCTAATTTATTGGTTGAGCAATTAAGTAGTGCTATTAAAAAGACTGATGCATTAACTGCTTATGTTTGTAATGTAATGACCCAGCCTGGTGAGACAGATAATTATACCGCTAGTGATCATGTGCAAGCTATCTATGATCATATAGATTCAGAGATTATGGATTATATACTAGTTAATAATGAAACTATAGAATCAGAGCTAATAAAAAAATATGCTGAAGAAGGATCTAGTCCTGTTGAAGTTGATTTAGATAAATTACATGAGCAAGGTTTACAAGTTATTCAAGAGTCAATGATTAACCAGTCTGATTTGGTTAGACATAATTCTGATAAATTGGCTAAAGTAATTATGAATTTAGTTGTAGAAGAGTTAAAGTAG
- the rapZ gene encoding RNase adapter RapZ encodes MAEEVDFIIVTGMSGAGKSEAINVLEDLGYFCVDNLPPALISKFAELCSHSNDKVKDSALVIDIRGRDFFDSLFEELSKLETAGFNYRILFLEAATDVLINRFKKTRRRHPLAPEGRISEAINLERNKLEKIRGAADKIIDTTELNPKELKKEIEGSFVKNTKKDQITLSILSFGFKYGVPLDADLMFDVRFLPNPHYVDSLRPLTGEDKRVQDYVLKWPITKKFKHKLFDMIDFLLPQYIKEGKTHLTIAIGCTGGHHRSVTLVEKLYEEFKDEYNVLIKHRDSDK; translated from the coding sequence GTGGCAGAAGAGGTTGATTTTATTATAGTTACAGGAATGTCTGGAGCAGGTAAATCAGAAGCTATTAATGTGTTAGAGGATCTTGGTTATTTTTGTGTTGATAATTTACCGCCTGCTTTAATCTCTAAATTTGCAGAGTTATGTAGCCATTCTAATGATAAAGTTAAAGATTCAGCTTTAGTAATTGATATTAGAGGGCGTGACTTCTTTGATAGTCTATTTGAGGAACTATCTAAATTAGAAACTGCTGGCTTTAATTATCGAATTCTTTTTTTAGAGGCTGCTACTGATGTATTAATTAACCGTTTTAAAAAGACTAGGCGACGCCATCCTTTAGCTCCAGAAGGTAGAATCTCGGAGGCAATTAATTTAGAAAGAAATAAATTAGAAAAAATAAGAGGTGCAGCTGATAAGATAATTGATACTACTGAGTTAAATCCTAAAGAATTAAAGAAAGAGATTGAAGGTAGTTTTGTAAAAAATACGAAAAAAGATCAAATAACCTTATCAATCCTTTCTTTTGGCTTTAAGTATGGAGTACCTTTAGATGCTGATTTAATGTTTGATGTTAGATTTTTACCTAACCCCCATTATGTTGATTCTTTAAGACCATTGACTGGTGAGGATAAAAGAGTGCAAGATTATGTTCTAAAGTGGCCAATTACAAAGAAGTTCAAACATAAATTATTTGATATGATTGATTTTTTATTACCCCAGTATATTAAAGAAGGAAAAACTCATTTAACAATAGCTATTGGTTGTACAGGGGGGCATCATCGTTCTGTGACATTGGTTGAAAAATTATATGAGGAGTTTAAGGATGAATATAATGTATTAATAAAGCATCGTGACTCCGATAAATAG
- a CDS encoding PHP domain-containing protein translates to MEVYADYHTHTHHSHGQGTIRENIEAAIEQGLEEIAIADHGPASHSLVKLGVEDAVTLLEIKKKVEKYDRLYPEIKVLSAVEANVVSLEGELDVPNFILKELDKVLVGFHLFVKPASWRDAVGIIFNNLVLEQVGIKQEEIRYQNTELLIKVMNNYDIDIITHPGYQINIDTVTLAQKAAKHNVALEINTKHLPKKEYIKKAAAQGVKFSLGSDAHKPKRVGDVKDSLAIAKQIGLTADRIINVK, encoded by the coding sequence ATGGAGGTTTATGCTGATTACCATACTCATACTCATCATAGTCATGGCCAAGGGACTATTAGAGAGAATATTGAAGCTGCAATTGAGCAAGGGTTAGAAGAGATAGCAATTGCTGACCATGGTCCAGCCAGTCATAGTTTAGTTAAGTTAGGGGTAGAAGATGCTGTTACTTTATTAGAAATCAAGAAGAAAGTTGAAAAATATGATAGATTATATCCTGAAATTAAAGTATTATCAGCAGTAGAGGCTAATGTGGTTAGCTTAGAGGGAGAGTTAGATGTACCTAATTTTATCTTAAAAGAGTTAGATAAGGTATTAGTAGGATTTCATTTATTTGTAAAACCTGCTAGTTGGCGAGATGCAGTAGGAATTATTTTTAATAATTTAGTTTTAGAACAAGTAGGAATAAAGCAAGAAGAGATTAGATATCAAAATACTGAATTATTAATTAAGGTGATGAATAATTATGATATTGATATAATTACTCATCCTGGCTATCAGATTAATATTGATACTGTAACTTTGGCCCAAAAGGCAGCTAAGCATAATGTAGCTTTGGAGATTAATACAAAACATCTACCTAAAAAAGAATACATAAAAAAAGCTGCTGCGCAAGGAGTTAAATTTAGTTTAGGAAGTGATGCTCATAAGCCTAAACGGGTAGGGGATGTTAAAGATTCACTAGCTATTGCTAAGCAGATAGGATTAACTGCTGATAGGATTATTAATGTTAAGTAA
- a CDS encoding phosphatase: MNLVVDLHTHTVASGHAYCTVNELAKAAKEKGIKMIGITDHGPSMPGGAHPYHFANLKVLPKKISGVRVLKGIEANITDRQGTLDLSTTDLAKLDIVLVGLHNDTGYNPKSKKENTKAMLNAIVNPLVDIIVHPGNPAYKVNLKEVVQAAKEHDTLLEINNSSYHSRPGSKERCIEIARQAKKEGLKLILGTDTHYADQLGLFPEAIKIIEEAGLEEGDIINTSLEKVKDFINSKRKIKEEILNKR; this comes from the coding sequence ATGAATTTAGTTGTTGATTTACATACACATACAGTTGCGAGTGGGCATGCTTATTGTACAGTTAATGAATTAGCAAAGGCTGCAAAAGAGAAGGGGATTAAAATGATAGGAATAACAGACCATGGGCCAAGTATGCCTGGTGGCGCCCATCCATATCATTTTGCCAATTTAAAAGTTTTGCCTAAAAAAATAAGTGGGGTTAGAGTGCTAAAAGGGATAGAGGCCAATATAACTGATAGGCAAGGGACATTAGATTTATCTACTACTGATTTAGCCAAATTAGATATTGTATTGGTTGGATTACATAATGATACTGGATATAACCCCAAAAGTAAGAAAGAAAATACTAAAGCTATGTTAAATGCTATTGTTAATCCATTAGTTGATATTATAGTGCACCCTGGAAATCCTGCTTATAAAGTCAATCTTAAAGAAGTAGTTCAAGCTGCTAAGGAGCATGATACTTTATTAGAAATTAATAATAGTTCCTACCATAGTCGACCAGGTAGTAAAGAGCGTTGTATTGAAATTGCTCGACAAGCTAAAAAGGAAGGTCTTAAATTAATTTTAGGAACTGATACCCATTATGCAGACCAGTTAGGTTTATTTCCCGAAGCGATTAAGATTATAGAAGAAGCTGGATTAGAAGAAGGAGATATTATCAATACTTCATTAGAGAAAGTAAAAGATTTTATTAATTCTAAAAGAAAGATTAAAGAAGAAATCTTAAATAAAAGGTAG
- a CDS encoding carbohydrate-binding protein, with translation MEDNGVQVNPTPITAGERITINYQGLLAQSGADQVYLHAGVGMGDNWQDVTNIQMKQEQNGDWVAQLRINSAERFNFCFKDSAENWDNNSGNNWSYEVHNGDLYTQ, from the coding sequence ATGGAAGATAACGGAGTACAAGTTAACCCTACTCCAATTACTGCTGGAGAAAGAATCACTATAAATTATCAAGGATTGCTTGCTCAATCAGGAGCAGACCAAGTATATTTACATGCTGGAGTAGGAATGGGAGATAATTGGCAAGATGTAACTAATATTCAAATGAAACAAGAGCAAAATGGGGATTGGGTCGCCCAATTAAGAATTAATAGTGCAGAAAGATTTAACTTTTGCTTTAAAGATAGTGCAGAAAATTGGGATAATAATTCTGGGAATAATTGGAGTTATGAAGTTCATAATGGAGATTTATATACTCAATAG